The genomic window AGTCAAGTGCTCATGCGCAGCTGCCGATCAGGACGGCTCCGGCGGCTTGTCCCCTGCTCGCCACGTGCCCTCACCGCCCCCCGATTGGATCGAGCGACGAACCCGGCGTACGTCTTCAGGCGATTGTCGGCCGGGCATGCCCAATCCACGCATCAACACGTTGGTCAGCTCGGAGGTCAGACGGTCCCGCAACGTGGGCAGATCGCCCACCTGTGCATCCAGCACCCGGTCCACCTGCTCCCGCGAGAAACCCTCGGCGACGAAGATGTCCACCAGCCCAACCAGTCCCACCGTGCCGCCCGCCTGCTCGACGATTCTGGCCACTTTGCCACAGACCGGACAGGTCCGGCGGATCAGTCCGGCCCATCGCCGGCAATAGAGGCAGCGCATCCGGTGCTCCTCAACCGACCTCCCCAAAGCGAAAGCGGGCGCGCGCCCTCGCAGGCCCGCTGCCCCGCTTTGATGTCGAAATTACACCGGCTCATGATGCGCGGCAAGCAGGGTCGGCTTGGGTGCGCGCCGATTCGCCTTGACACCGCGAGCGCGGCCGTAATAGGGTTAATTGAGAATGGTTCTCAATTAGAAGATCGCGTGACGGAGCTATAAGGCGTCAGGGGTCCAGGAATACAAGTGCCCACGGTTTTGCCCTATTTCGTATATTCTTTCGGCATCCTGGTTCGCGAAGGTTCCGAAGCTCTCCTGGTGATCATCGCCCTCCTGGCCGCAGTCCGCGAGGCCGGGCAGGAACGGTGTGCGCGCGATATCTATACCGGGGCCCTGATCGCAATCGGGCTCAGCCTCGTACTGGCATGGGCGGTCAATCATCTCATCGCCGACAATACCAGCGACACCCTTGAAGGCATCTTCCAGTTGCTCGCCGCGGCGACGCTCTTTTACGTGAGTTCATGGCTGACGGCGCGCAGCCAGAGCGACCGCTGGCGCGCCTTCCTGCACAACAAGGTCGAGGCCTCGCGCGACATCGCCGGGCCGTCAATCGCGCTTGGGCTGACGGCGTTCCTGGCGGTGATGCGCGAGGGCGCCGAAACCATCGTTTTCTTCCAGGCTCTGCTTGGCGGCGCGACCGAGACGGTCGAGCGTCATGCCGTGCTCGTGGGCTTGGTGGCCGGCGCGGTCGCGCTCGCGATAATTTTCATGGTCCTGCGCAAGGCGGCCTTCCGGATACCACTCGGCTCGTTCTTCACCGCAACTTCTGTGCTGCTCTACGCGATGGCGGTTGTCTTCGTCGGCCAGGGGATCGCGAGCTTCCAGGAATCGGGCGTGCTACGCGCCACTTTCGTTGACTATGTGCCGACCATCCAGGTGCTCGGACTCTTCCCCACGGTGCAGACGCTGGCGGCGCAGGCCGGGATGCTGGCGCTGGCGGTGCTGGCCTTGCTGGTCCCGGTTCGCGCGGCGAGACGCAAGGTGAGCGCCGCACCGGCAGCGGCCGCAAGCAAAGTCACTCCGCGCGTCGCCTAGACGCAAACGCCGCGCGCGTTCGCGCAAGCCTTTTTCCGTCGACTCGCATTGCGTCCGCGTGAATCCATATTTCGCGCCACGATATTGCCCGCGCATCGCGAAAGCTGTACGCAGTTGTTCCTGAGGAATGTGCGCGATGCCATCTGCCAACGACCCGGCCACCAACGATCCGGCCCATCCGGCGTCCGGCGAAACCGCAGCGCCCCAGGCCGCCCCTGCAGCGCCGCCCGCGCGCAGCGTCATCGAACTCGTATGGGGCGGGGCTGCCACCGCGATGGCCGTGCTGTACACGGCGATTTTCGCGCCACTCGCCGCCCTGGCCGGGCTCCTCGGCCACCCTCACCTGGCGACGCCGATCACGCGCACCTGGGGCCGGCTAATCCTCTGGACCTGCGGCGTCAAGCTCGAGATCGATGGGCTTGAGAATCTGGCCGGTCTCGGTACCTACGTTCTCGTCTCCAACCATCAGAGTTTCTTCGACATCTTTGCGATCTGCGCCCGGATGCCCGGGCATCCGCGTTTCGTGGCGAAGCGCGAGCTGGAAAAAATTCCGGTGGTAGGCATGGCGATGCGCCGCGCGGGACACGTTATGATCGACCGCGCCAAGGGCGGCC from Candidatus Binataceae bacterium includes these protein-coding regions:
- a CDS encoding FTR1 family protein produces the protein MPTVLPYFVYSFGILVREGSEALLVIIALLAAVREAGQERCARDIYTGALIAIGLSLVLAWAVNHLIADNTSDTLEGIFQLLAAATLFYVSSWLTARSQSDRWRAFLHNKVEASRDIAGPSIALGLTAFLAVMREGAETIVFFQALLGGATETVERHAVLVGLVAGAVALAIIFMVLRKAAFRIPLGSFFTATSVLLYAMAVVFVGQGIASFQESGVLRATFVDYVPTIQVLGLFPTVQTLAAQAGMLALAVLALLVPVRAARRKVSAAPAAAASKVTPRVA
- a CDS encoding lysophospholipid acyltransferase family protein; protein product: MPSANDPATNDPAHPASGETAAPQAAPAAPPARSVIELVWGGAATAMAVLYTAIFAPLAALAGLLGHPHLATPITRTWGRLILWTCGVKLEIDGLENLAGLGTYVLVSNHQSFFDIFAICARMPGHPRFVAKRELEKIPVVGMAMRRAGHVMIDRAKGGQAIRKAVKAVRDGFSIIVFAEGTRYSDNCVHPFNDGAAWLAIATRQKCVPMAISGSASFFPRGARIVRPGRRMRMAIGPAIDTALLHGADREALTRQLEESVRALFVAKV